From Natranaerobius trueperi, one genomic window encodes:
- a CDS encoding DNA translocase FtsK, with translation MSKSSKTKTKKSSQNTDGVIEVKAILFLLFSAISLASLFFTDQTGFLGRILNYIFGYLAGDRAWTLPIFIAIIAGNLLYWKNIPLTNRFWGLSTVLFLIIVGHHIELVLQEELMSRGEIMRLGFDLAIKGSGGGFLGAIFSVISLLILGELGTLILLISSALVAFMLLTDTTFTEGLTFIKKFLMKCWNLLLVTNEKIYSLYCRLINLKDKLESDSDNIEQDDNGHAEKEQNNVLSFDEYKKENKKDEQVDYPIVDFEDNLKSQHKNEDEKKAIDSFMTTESQTPQSNSITTFENESEKKDNENDYSYTFYSNDKSHEDYKIPSLDLLQKSSQQGTDRTSRQELTDKARLLESTLSSFGVQAKVVKVQRGPTITRYELQPERGVKVSKIVNLSDDLALSLAASEIRIEAPIPGKAAIGIEVPNNVISPVYLREVLESQNFTGSKSPLSIAIGKDIAGEPVVADLAKMPHLLIAGATGSGKSVSINSLIASFLFKAKPDEVKLLLIDPKVVELKSFDGLPHLLAPVVTNPKNAASTLKNIVTEMENRYQLFAETGVRDISRYNATEKPDDTYPDKLPYIVVIIDELADLMMVAPTEVEDSIFRLAQMSRAAGIHLVLATQRPSVDVITGVIKSNITSRIAFSVTSQSDSRTILDMGGAEKLLGQGDMLFTPMGTNKPVRLQGAFISDQEIDELASEVKSQAQPEYQEELIQDNIEQNDTKDYDELLPKAVELVLDTEQASISLVQRRLRVGYTRAARLVDELEAFGVIGGHEGSKPRRIIMSEQEINELLDNLK, from the coding sequence TTGTCAAAATCAAGCAAAACAAAAACGAAAAAATCAAGTCAGAATACGGATGGAGTTATAGAAGTTAAAGCAATCTTATTTTTACTTTTTTCTGCGATTTCCTTAGCGAGTTTATTTTTTACTGATCAGACTGGTTTTTTAGGGAGAATTTTAAATTACATATTTGGTTATTTAGCAGGAGATAGAGCTTGGACACTTCCTATTTTTATTGCAATAATAGCCGGTAATTTATTGTATTGGAAAAACATTCCGTTAACAAATAGATTTTGGGGGTTAAGTACTGTTTTATTTTTGATTATAGTTGGTCATCATATTGAACTTGTTTTACAAGAAGAGCTGATGAGTCGCGGGGAAATTATGAGGCTAGGTTTTGATCTAGCTATTAAAGGTTCTGGTGGTGGATTCTTAGGGGCTATTTTTTCTGTGATTTCACTTTTAATATTAGGAGAATTAGGTACGCTTATTTTACTTATTTCATCAGCTTTAGTGGCTTTTATGTTACTAACAGATACGACTTTTACTGAAGGGTTAACTTTTATTAAGAAGTTTTTAATGAAGTGTTGGAATTTATTGTTAGTCACAAACGAAAAAATATATTCTTTATATTGTAGACTAATTAATTTAAAAGATAAACTTGAATCTGATTCAGATAATATAGAACAAGATGATAATGGACATGCTGAGAAAGAACAAAATAATGTTTTATCATTTGATGAGTATAAAAAGGAAAATAAAAAAGATGAACAAGTAGACTACCCTATAGTAGACTTCGAAGATAATCTAAAAAGTCAGCATAAAAATGAAGATGAAAAAAAAGCTATTGATTCTTTTATGACAACAGAGTCACAAACTCCTCAGTCTAATTCAATAACAACATTTGAAAATGAATCTGAAAAAAAAGATAACGAGAATGATTATTCTTATACTTTTTATTCCAATGATAAATCTCATGAAGACTACAAAATTCCTTCTTTAGATTTATTACAAAAATCTTCACAACAAGGAACTGATAGGACTAGTAGACAAGAACTGACTGATAAGGCTCGCTTACTTGAAAGCACACTTTCATCTTTCGGTGTTCAAGCAAAAGTAGTAAAAGTTCAAAGAGGACCAACCATTACTAGATATGAATTACAACCTGAAAGAGGTGTCAAAGTAAGTAAAATAGTTAACCTATCTGATGATTTGGCTTTAAGTTTAGCTGCTTCTGAAATAAGAATAGAGGCACCAATACCTGGTAAAGCTGCCATTGGGATTGAAGTTCCTAATAACGTAATATCACCAGTTTATTTGAGGGAAGTACTAGAAAGTCAGAATTTTACTGGAAGTAAATCACCACTTTCTATAGCAATTGGTAAGGACATAGCTGGAGAACCTGTGGTTGCAGATTTGGCAAAAATGCCTCACCTTTTAATAGCAGGTGCTACCGGTTCTGGGAAAAGTGTATCTATTAATTCATTAATAGCGAGTTTTTTATTTAAAGCAAAACCAGATGAAGTTAAACTATTATTAATTGATCCAAAGGTAGTTGAATTAAAATCTTTTGATGGTTTACCTCATTTGTTAGCACCTGTAGTGACAAACCCTAAAAATGCTGCAAGTACCTTAAAGAATATAGTTACTGAAATGGAAAATAGATATCAACTATTTGCTGAAACTGGTGTGCGTGATATTTCTAGGTACAATGCAACTGAAAAACCTGATGATACTTATCCGGACAAATTACCTTATATAGTTGTAATTATAGATGAACTTGCTGATTTAATGATGGTTGCACCCACAGAAGTTGAAGATTCTATTTTTAGGTTAGCTCAAATGTCTAGAGCTGCAGGTATCCATCTAGTACTGGCTACACAGCGACCATCAGTTGATGTTATAACAGGAGTTATCAAATCAAATATAACATCAAGAATAGCTTTTTCAGTGACATCACAATCTGACTCTCGTACTATATTAGATATGGGAGGTGCAGAAAAACTTTTAGGACAAGGAGATATGTTATTTACACCTATGGGCACTAATAAACCAGTAAGATTACAAGGTGCTTTTATTTCTGATCAGGAGATAGATGAGTTAGCTTCAGAAGTTAAATCACAAGCACAACCTGAATATCAAGAAGAGCTTATACAAGATAATATTGAACAAAATGACACGAAAGATTATGATGAATTGTTACCTAAAGCTGTAGAACTTGTTTTAGATACTGAACAAGCTTCAATTTCACTGGTTCAGAGGCGTTTACGAGTAGGGTATACAAGAGCTGCAAGATTAGTTGATGAACTAGAAGCTTTTGGTGTGATCGGTGGGCATGAAGGAAGTAAACCTAGGAGAATTATTATGAGTGAACAGGAAATAAACGAGTTATTAGATAACCTAAAGTAG
- the dapA gene encoding 4-hydroxy-tetrahydrodipicolinate synthase: protein MNYFGELLTAMVTPFNTDGSLSEKKAGDLAEILVNNKSSDGLVVSGTTGESPTLSFEEKLSLFQVVKDRLDGAGKVIAGTGSYNTKETIELTKEAEDIGVDGIMLVTPYYNKPTQPDLYNHFKSVAKETSLPIMLYNVPKRTGVDLEEKTIIDLSQINNIVCIKEASGDFNKITNIVKKTPDDFLVYSGDDVSLLPVLSVGGVGVVSVASQIVGEEIKELINVYKKDPKKALEIFQKLFPIFEALGVKTNPIPIKEAVNKHVMTVGPLRPPLYGLKESQLQIITEEYLRVKNI, encoded by the coding sequence ATGAATTATTTTGGTGAATTATTAACGGCTATGGTGACACCTTTCAATACAGATGGTAGTTTATCAGAAAAAAAAGCAGGTGATTTAGCAGAGATACTTGTCAATAATAAGAGTTCAGACGGATTAGTTGTATCTGGTACTACAGGTGAATCACCAACATTAAGTTTCGAAGAAAAACTATCACTGTTTCAAGTAGTTAAAGATCGACTAGATGGAGCGGGAAAGGTAATAGCTGGAACAGGTTCTTATAATACAAAAGAAACCATTGAACTAACAAAAGAAGCTGAAGATATAGGAGTAGATGGCATTATGTTAGTTACTCCTTATTATAATAAACCAACACAACCAGACCTGTATAACCACTTCAAGTCTGTTGCGAAAGAAACATCTTTACCAATTATGCTGTATAATGTACCCAAAAGAACAGGTGTAGATTTAGAAGAAAAAACTATTATTGACCTCTCGCAAATCAATAATATTGTTTGTATAAAAGAAGCCAGTGGAGACTTCAATAAAATCACCAATATCGTTAAAAAAACTCCAGATGATTTCTTAGTTTATAGTGGGGATGATGTTAGTCTTTTACCAGTTTTAAGTGTTGGTGGAGTAGGAGTTGTAAGTGTCGCTTCTCAAATAGTAGGTGAAGAAATTAAAGAACTTATTAATGTATATAAGAAAGATCCAAAAAAGGCATTAGAAATATTCCAAAAACTTTTTCCAATATTTGAGGCATTAGGTGTGAAGACTAATCCTATCCCAATAAAAGAAGCTGTAAATAAGCATGTGATGACGGTAGGTCCACTTAGACCTCCATTATATGGATTAAAGGAGAGTCAACTGCAAATAATAACAGAAGAGTATCTTCGAGTCAAAAATATTTAA
- a CDS encoding Na/Pi symporter, whose translation MQILIAIFGLLFFLVGVKILSAMTPHFIALNRTNYVSFKNIVLLSFIGFVLTALTQSSSAVGVIILIFLDKELLSFKQAASFLVGSNVGTTVSGQIFALSVEKLIIPSFLFGTIMLVLSTKLRKLKYIGKALISFSLIFIGLEIMGSVSLYYRENLVRLVETFDSLFQAFLIGAILTAFCQSSSLIIGILILLTGKQIILPEYATAAVMGLNIGTSTTLLVASLGLSNNGKLGAVFQLVYNSLCALILFVGFPIFLDVIGYVSVSPERFVANAHTMFNIFACIALLLFWKYIEKLVRWIVFN comes from the coding sequence ATGCAAATACTTATAGCCATTTTTGGGTTATTATTTTTTCTTGTTGGTGTGAAAATATTATCAGCAATGACCCCTCATTTTATAGCTTTGAATAGGACTAATTATGTTTCTTTTAAAAATATAGTTCTATTAAGTTTTATTGGTTTTGTATTAACTGCACTTACGCAAAGTAGTAGTGCAGTAGGAGTGATTATATTAATATTTCTTGATAAAGAACTCTTATCTTTTAAACAAGCAGCTTCTTTCTTAGTTGGTAGTAATGTTGGAACAACTGTGAGCGGACAAATTTTTGCATTATCCGTTGAGAAACTTATTATTCCAAGCTTTTTATTTGGAACTATAATGCTAGTTTTATCAACTAAGCTTAGAAAATTGAAGTATATCGGAAAAGCTTTGATATCTTTCTCTCTAATATTTATAGGATTAGAGATAATGGGAAGTGTTTCACTTTATTATAGAGAAAATTTGGTACGATTAGTTGAGACATTTGACTCGTTATTTCAGGCCTTTTTAATAGGTGCAATTTTAACCGCATTTTGTCAGTCTAGTAGTTTAATTATTGGAATTTTAATTTTATTAACTGGTAAACAAATTATATTACCGGAGTATGCAACTGCAGCTGTTATGGGTTTAAATATTGGTACATCTACAACTTTATTAGTTGCTAGTTTAGGATTATCGAATAATGGTAAACTAGGGGCAGTATTTCAACTTGTATATAATAGTTTATGTGCACTAATTTTGTTTGTAGGATTTCCTATTTTTCTTGACGTGATTGGGTATGTATCAGTATCTCCAGAAAGGTTTGTAGCTAACGCCCACACTATGTTTAATATATTTGCTTGTATAGCATTGTTGTTATTTTGGAAATATATAGAAAAATTGGTGAGATGGATAGTTTTTAATTAA
- a CDS encoding YlzJ-like family protein, translated as MILYTPVALEDVHKGQSDNQQQFHEIEHKGRTVIVEPVNSFQGKVVRLISTDPNDFLDPTYQPGNMISIAGI; from the coding sequence ATGATTTTGTATACTCCTGTTGCATTAGAAGATGTACACAAAGGTCAATCTGATAATCAGCAACAATTTCATGAAATTGAGCATAAAGGTAGAACTGTGATTGTTGAACCGGTAAATTCCTTTCAAGGAAAAGTAGTACGTTTAATTAGTACAGACCCAAACGATTTCTTAGATCCAACGTATCAACCAGGTAATATGATAAGTATAGCAGGAATATAG
- a CDS encoding helix-turn-helix domain-containing protein: protein MTENEDKTTEDIESTAKGIGDKLKKARQTQGLSIYDIQQITKLRSKYIRSIEEGDFSVFPGEVYAKGAIKNYAETVNYDFKELWNDYETIFSKSETSNHDQLNENNGGQVKETMLTGFIEKVLPDISKALIMVVIIGLLVSGGYRGYDFLAGIDLGTEEVENESNGEITENDNEISENSEDNEKNNKEEQIEPELSIEKISSDPIKYEISGTEKATLDLSITDTCWTKIILDGETQSLENYGELTPGTEKSLIFENKINFTFGYAAGVELFINDEELEVPDTAGTEYVEIEIIN, encoded by the coding sequence ATGACTGAAAATGAGGATAAAACTACAGAAGATATAGAAAGTACGGCAAAAGGTATTGGCGATAAATTAAAAAAAGCTAGACAAACACAAGGTTTGTCTATTTATGATATCCAGCAGATCACAAAATTAAGATCGAAGTATATTAGATCTATTGAAGAGGGCGATTTTTCTGTTTTCCCTGGTGAAGTTTATGCTAAAGGTGCGATAAAGAATTATGCTGAAACCGTTAATTACGATTTTAAGGAGTTATGGAATGACTATGAAACAATTTTTTCTAAAAGCGAAACCTCAAATCACGATCAACTTAATGAGAACAATGGAGGTCAAGTAAAAGAAACAATGTTAACTGGTTTTATTGAAAAGGTACTTCCAGACATATCTAAGGCTTTAATTATGGTAGTTATAATTGGATTATTAGTTTCTGGAGGATACCGTGGATATGATTTTTTAGCTGGCATTGACTTAGGTACAGAAGAAGTAGAAAATGAATCTAATGGTGAAATAACAGAAAATGACAATGAAATCAGTGAAAATAGTGAAGATAACGAAAAGAATAATAAAGAGGAGCAGATAGAGCCAGAATTAAGTATTGAGAAAATTTCGTCTGATCCAATTAAATATGAAATTAGTGGGACAGAGAAGGCTACTTTAGATTTGAGTATAACTGACACTTGTTGGACAAAAATCATATTAGATGGAGAAACTCAATCATTAGAGAATTATGGAGAACTAACTCCTGGAACTGAAAAAAGTTTAATTTTTGAAAATAAAATTAACTTTACATTTGGATATGCTGCTGGGGTAGAACTTTTTATTAATGATGAAGAATTAGAAGTACCAGACACTGCTGGGACTGAATATGTAGAAATTGAAATAATTAACTAG
- a CDS encoding ClpP family protease, translating into MQNQNDNITNNTQSKRNNDSSKQTAENVKQYGQTQIPKPDSDIHSLVIIGQVEGHMALPPQNKTTKYEHVLPQLVAAEQSPNVKGVLVILNTVGGDVEAGLAIAEMIDSMSKPTVSLVLGGGHSIGVPISVATDYSYIAHTATMTIHPIRLTGQVIGVPQTYEYLDKMQDRIMTFVTEHSRIHPERLRDLMFNSSQLARDIGTVLVGEDAVREGIIGEVGGIGSAIGKLREMIDSNVPQQSRYAPSTFSPNHPPMPYPGQPLQPPNFYNKKDKGDE; encoded by the coding sequence ATGCAAAACCAAAATGATAATATTACTAATAATACACAGTCTAAAAGAAATAATGATTCTAGTAAACAAACAGCTGAAAATGTGAAACAATATGGTCAAACACAAATTCCTAAACCAGATTCAGATATCCACTCTTTAGTAATCATTGGGCAAGTTGAAGGACACATGGCCTTACCGCCTCAAAATAAAACAACTAAATATGAACATGTGTTACCTCAACTAGTAGCAGCTGAACAAAGTCCTAATGTAAAAGGAGTATTAGTGATTCTAAATACAGTTGGTGGTGATGTAGAAGCAGGGCTTGCAATTGCTGAAATGATTGATTCTATGTCAAAGCCAACTGTTAGTCTGGTACTAGGTGGAGGTCATAGTATAGGTGTTCCAATTTCTGTTGCTACTGATTACTCATATATAGCCCATACAGCAACTATGACAATACATCCCATTAGATTGACAGGTCAAGTTATTGGAGTTCCTCAGACTTATGAATATTTGGATAAAATGCAAGATAGAATAATGACCTTTGTAACCGAACATTCAAGGATTCATCCAGAACGGTTAAGAGATTTAATGTTCAATTCAAGTCAGTTAGCCAGAGATATTGGAACGGTTTTAGTCGGAGAAGATGCAGTTAGAGAAGGCATTATTGGTGAGGTAGGAGGAATTGGTAGTGCAATAGGCAAATTAAGAGAAATGATTGATTCAAATGTGCCCCAACAAAGTAGATATGCTCCTTCAACATTTTCACCAAATCATCCACCTATGCCATATCCTGGCCAGCCACTACAACCTCCAAATTTTTATAATAAAAAAGATAAGGGGGATGAGTAA
- a CDS encoding ribonuclease J has product MVSQKSNKISNGSVQVIPLGGVGEIGKNMFVVRYGDEMIVIDSGLKFPDEEMLGVDIVIPDMTYLFENRDKIKGVFLTHGHEDHIGALPYLLKEIDVPVYGTKLTIGLAERKLKDHPVRKSVSLKQITPGKQMKLGAFKLEFFSTNHSIADSIGIAIHTPEGIIVHSGDFKFDHTPVTGEITDYHKLAELGKKGVLCLMSDSTNAEQPGYTNSDRVVGETIDEIFREAPKRIILATFASNIYRIQQVINAAKKYGKKIGVVGRSMVNVIEAASELGYLRDVENVVIDDIEKVNQLPLEKTVLLTTGSQGEPMSALTRIATDDHKKVQIMPQDTVVIAATPIPGNEKLVSRSIDNLFKRGAHVIYKSVAGIHVSGHGSQEELKLMLNLVKPKHLIPIHGEYRMQVNHKNLAENLGLPSKNIFLAENGEVMEFKNGRGRVNGKVPAGKVLVDGLGVGDVGNIVLRDRRLLSQDGILIVVISVDKQNKELVAGPDIVSRGFVYVRESEELLDEAREHVVKALNKMSKSKMNEWQAIKSSVKDVLGQYLWEKTRRRPMILPIIMEV; this is encoded by the coding sequence TTGGTTTCGCAAAAATCGAATAAAATTTCGAATGGATCAGTTCAAGTAATACCATTGGGCGGAGTCGGTGAAATTGGTAAAAATATGTTTGTTGTCCGGTACGGAGACGAAATGATAGTAATTGACTCTGGATTAAAATTTCCTGATGAAGAAATGTTAGGTGTTGATATAGTCATCCCTGATATGACGTATTTATTTGAAAATAGAGACAAAATTAAGGGTGTTTTCTTAACACATGGTCACGAGGACCACATTGGTGCGCTACCATACTTATTAAAAGAAATAGACGTACCTGTCTATGGAACAAAATTAACGATTGGTTTAGCAGAGCGTAAATTAAAAGACCATCCTGTTAGAAAATCTGTTTCTTTAAAGCAGATAACTCCTGGTAAGCAAATGAAATTAGGAGCTTTTAAATTAGAATTTTTCTCCACTAATCATAGTATAGCTGATTCTATAGGTATTGCTATACATACGCCAGAAGGAATAATAGTTCACTCTGGAGATTTCAAGTTTGACCATACTCCTGTGACAGGTGAGATAACAGACTACCATAAACTTGCAGAGCTTGGAAAAAAAGGTGTTCTTTGCTTAATGTCTGATAGCACTAATGCAGAACAGCCTGGTTATACTAATAGTGATAGAGTTGTTGGAGAAACAATAGATGAAATTTTCCGCGAAGCTCCTAAAAGAATTATTTTAGCAACCTTTGCTTCTAATATTTACAGAATTCAACAGGTAATCAATGCAGCTAAGAAGTATGGTAAAAAAATAGGAGTAGTAGGTCGCAGCATGGTAAATGTAATAGAGGCTGCGTCTGAATTGGGGTATTTACGTGATGTAGAAAATGTTGTCATTGATGATATAGAAAAAGTTAACCAACTTCCCTTGGAAAAAACAGTTTTACTTACAACTGGAAGTCAAGGGGAGCCAATGAGCGCCCTTACCAGAATAGCAACCGATGATCATAAAAAAGTTCAAATTATGCCACAAGATACAGTTGTAATTGCAGCAACTCCCATTCCAGGTAATGAAAAACTTGTATCTAGAAGCATAGATAACTTGTTTAAACGCGGTGCCCATGTAATTTACAAATCAGTTGCTGGCATACATGTCTCAGGTCATGGAAGTCAAGAAGAATTAAAGTTAATGTTAAACCTAGTAAAACCAAAACATTTGATACCTATACATGGAGAATACAGAATGCAAGTTAACCATAAAAATTTAGCAGAAAACCTTGGTTTACCTAGTAAAAATATATTTTTAGCAGAGAATGGTGAAGTCATGGAATTTAAAAATGGTCGCGGTAGGGTCAATGGAAAAGTTCCTGCCGGAAAAGTTCTTGTTGACGGTCTAGGTGTAGGTGATGTTGGAAATATTGTCTTACGTGATCGAAGATTATTGAGTCAAGATGGAATTCTCATAGTTGTAATTAGTGTAGATAAGCAAAACAAAGAGTTGGTCGCAGGTCCAGATATAGTTTCGCGTGGTTTTGTTTATGTCAGAGAATCTGAGGAATTATTAGATGAGGCACGTGAACATGTAGTAAAAGCTTTAAATAAAATGTCTAAGAGTAAGATGAATGAGTGGCAAGCTATAAAAAGTTCAGTTAAGGATGTACTAGGACAATATTTATGGGAAAAAACTAGAAGACGTCCAATGATTCTTCCGATTATTATGGAAGTATAA